Part of the Oncorhynchus masou masou isolate Uvic2021 chromosome 24, UVic_Omas_1.1, whole genome shotgun sequence genome is shown below.
ctggggtgcaaaagagcaaaagggtaagtaataatatggggatgaggtagttgtgtgctatttacagatgggctgtgtacagatacagtgatcagtaagctgctcagacagctgattcttaaagttagagagggaaatataagactccagcttcagagatttttgcaattcattccagtcattggcagcagagaactagaaggaaagttagccaaaggaagtgttggctttggggatgaccagtgcaatgtacctgctggagcgcgtgctacggctgggtgttgctatggtgaccaatgagctgagataaggtggggctttttCTCTCCTCCAGTTTCCCACGAAACCTGCCTCCTGGACCAGGTGCTGGAGCTGATTATGAATGAGAAGCCCCCCAACACTGCCAGCCTTTTCCTGAACGAGGACACCGACAAGCCCCCCCTCCCCAATCGAGGCCTCTGGCGGCGGCTACGTAGGGCCATGCAGAAGAGAGCGGCCAGCATCCAGGACAGGATGAGCACCATCAATAAGGAGAGCGTCAAGGGCTTCCTGAGACGCAACCTCTTTGTCCTCCTCACCATCGCAGCAGTGGCTCTGGGCAAGTGGACAAGATACACGCTTACTGTCTTTCTAGGTTTAGGGCAAAGCTTAAggtggggttaagggttaaggctaAGGTTATGGGTAGTTTGTTGATGGTTAATacaattttaatttaaaaaacaataatAACTGCAGTATTATTATAATTACACAGGTATATGAGCTGTAGCCCAAGGTAAAGAAGTCTTGAAATACAGTATTCTTCATCAACGCACCAGCCTTGAAATCatgtcccctgtgtgtgtgtgtccaggtgtcATGCTGGGTTTCGCCCTGCGGCCCCACAACCTGACCCTCAGGGAGATCAAGTACTTTGCCTTCCCTGGAGAGCTGCTGATGAGGATGCTGCAGATGCTGGTTCTGCCTCTCATCGTCTCCAGCCTGGTCACAGGTAGCTGGTCACAGGGGTTCTGCTTTATTAGCGTCATTATTTGCATTTATGTATTGCTTTTCTCAAACTCAAAATGATTGTCATATTATGGTGATCGCTCACCCCTCCAGCAAGCTACTATTTTCCATACTAAGCTGCTGTTCTTCACCCTAATACTACTTCTTGCAATGTTGAGTTTCAAAGTGAGTTGGTACAGTGGAAGTGCCTACAGTGGAAGTGTTCATGAGGAAGGAATGAACTTTGTCTTGTCTTGCAGGTATTTCCTCTCTGGACAGCAAAGCGTCTGGGAAGATGGGAATGCGGGCTGTGGGTTATTACATGTTGACCACCCTCATCGCTGTCTTCATTGGCATCGTCATTGTGATTGTCATCAAACCAGGGAAAGGCCATAGGGACAGCCCAGTGGCCTCTAGCGGTACCATAGAGCCGGTACACGCAGCTGACGCCTTCCTGGATCTCATCAGGCGAGTAACTACTGTAGGATCTAAATGACGGTGTCAATATGCGGTATGAATCATTTATTGGCCTTTATTTACTGTGATAGATGCTGAAGGAAAAAAAACGTAACCATTGTTTATCTTTCAGGAACATGTTCCCTCCTAATTTGGTGGAAGCCTGTTTCAAGCAGGTAAGGGAATTCACTTCAACGTGATTGATCATGTTGCCCGATTCCCAATACACTGTGTTAAAATGCTCACTCACCATCACAGTATATTTTTGAGGACTGATATTTTACACTGCTACGgcagattattttttttacaacaatATATGTGTTATATATCAGTACAAAACGGTCTACAAGAGGACCATCCACACAAAGAACGTGACTGTTGCCCTCAGTCTGACTGACTCCCTCAACGCTACAGAGGCTGCCTTGGCTGTTAACATGAGCAGAGTGCTGCAGACCATCCAGGTGGGTGATACATATTTGTGGTGAATAGGGGGACTTACCCCAAAGTCCTTTGGGGGAAAAAAGAGTTACTTTGGATAAAAGTAAATATTATGTGGATGGTTGTTCTCCTGCTCCAGGAGACAGTGGTGGAGATGATCCCTGTGTCTGGTTCCTCTAACGGGGTGAACGCCCTGGGTCTGGTGGTGTTCTCCATGTGCTTCGGCCTGGTCATTGGCAGCATGAAGCAGCAGGGACAGGCCCTCAGGGACTTCTTTGACTGCCTCAACGAAGCCATCATGCGCCTGGTGGCCATTGTCATCTGGTCAGTAGTCAGATTAGTGTTCACAAGTAACATGCTAATGAACTCTAACGTGCCCCTACCATTACTTCTCACATATATCTCTCAAAATAGTTGCTTTTGGTGGAATTGTTGTAATAGGTGAGAGTGTAaactatctctgtctttctctctcctcctcccaccctctgTCAGGTATGCTCCAGTGGGCATCCTGTTCCTCATAGCAGCTAAGATCGTGGAGATGAAGAATCTGGCCGAGGTGGGAGGTCAGCTGGGGATGTACACGGTGTCTGTCATCGTGGGGCTGCTCATCCACGGCTTGTTTGTCCTGCCCCTGCTCTACTTCCTGGTCACCAGGAAGAACCCCTACACTTTCATGGCTGGCCTTCTGCAGGCCCTCATCACAGCACTGGGAACATCCTCTAGGTGGGTGTATGAACTGATTCAGGGTGGGTACATAAACTGATTTTGCAATTCCTCAAGGTGAATGTATGAACTCATGAACTGATTCAGGGTCAGGCTAATTAATTTCCCTGGGGACACCCTCTAGTTGTTGTTCGGATTATTATGATCTCACAAGGTCTTCCATTATCTACCACTCCTGCCATAGCTCTGCCACCCTGCCCATCACCTTCCGCTGTCTGGAGGAGAACAACCGTGTGGACAAGAGAGTGACACGCTTTATCCTTCCCGTGGGTGCCACCATCAACATGGATGGCACTGCCCTCTACGAAGCCGTGGCAGCCATCTTCATCGCCCAAGTCAACGACATGGAACTCAACTTTGGCCAGATCCTCACCATCAGGTCAGTCTAAAGACACAATCTGATAAGGCACAATTCTATCAATGTGCTATAGAATAGAATAAAACTGTATTGTCCATCCAGATGGACATTTTTCTTTGGCATCACTTTACATTAAAAGgatcatacacacacatacagttgaagtcggaagtctacatacactttggttgcagtcattaaaacttgtttttcaaccactccacaaatttcttgtttaacaaactatagttttggcaagtcgtttaggacatctactttgtgcatgacacaagtcatttttccagcaattgtttacagacagattatttaacttatatttcgctgtatcataattccagtgggtcagaagtttacatacactaagttgactgcctttaaacagcttggaaaagtccagaattaatgtcacggctttagaagcttctgataggctaattgacataatttgagtcaattggaggtgtacctgtggatgtatttcaaggcctatcttttgattggaaaatcaaaagatatcagccaagacctcagaaaagaaattgtagacctccacatgtctgattcatccttgggagcaatatccaaacgcctgaaggaaccacgttcatcgatacaaacaatagtacacaagtataaacaccatgggatcacacagtcgtcataccgctcaggaaggagacgcgttctgtctcctagagattaatgtactttggtgcgaaaagtgcaaatcaatccaagaacaacagcaaaaaccttgtgaagatgctggaggaaacaggtacaaaagtatctataactACAGTAAAACGGGACCTAtatcgacaaaacctgaaaggccactcagcaaggaagaagccactgctccaaaaccaccataaaaaagccagaccatggtttccaactacacatggggacaaagatcatattttttagagaaatgtcctctggtctgatgaaacaaaaatagaactgtttggccataatgaccatcattatgcaagcccgaagaacaccatcccaactgtgaagcacggggtggaagcatcatgttgtgggggtgctttgctgcaggagggactggtgcacttcacaaaatagatggcatcatgaggatggaaaattatgtggatatattgaagcaacatcacaagacatcagtcaggaagttaaagcttggtcacaaatgggtcttgcaaatggactatgaccccaagcatacttccaaaatggcttaaggacaacaaagtcagggtattggagttgctatcacaaagccctgaactcaatcccaaagaaaatttgtgggcagaactgaaaaagtgtgtgcgagtaaGGAAGCCTACagatctgactcagttacaccagctctgtcaggaggaatgggccaaaattcacctctACTTATTGTGTGGAAGCTTATtgtcatcctacaatctaagcttgatgccctcaatgccctcaatctcacacaaattatcaatgaacctaccaggtaccaccccaaagccgtaaacacgagcaccctcatagatatcatcctagccaacttgccctctaaatacacctctgctgttttcaaccaagatctcagcgatcactgcctcattgcctgcatccgtaatgagtcagcggtcaaacaacctccactcatcactgtcaaacgctccctgaaacacttcagcggcAGGCCTTTCTTATTGACCTGGCCGGGGTTTATCCTGAAatgatattgatctcatcccgtcagtagaggatgcctgtttttcctcaccatcttaaataagcatgccccattcaagacaTGTAtcaccaggaacagatatagcctttggttctctccagacctgacggcccttaaccaacacaaaaacattctatgatgttctgcattagcatcaaacagcccctgtgatatgcaccttttcagggaagctagaaaccaatatacacaggcagttataAAATCTAAGGCTAggtttttcaagcagaaatttgcttcctgcaacacaaactgaaaaaagttctgggacactgtaaagtccatggagaataagaacacctcctcccagctgcccactgcactgaagataggaaacactgtcaccaccgataaatccactataattgagaatttcaattagcatttttctacagctggccatgctttccacctggctacccctaccccggtcaacagcactgcaccccccacagcaactcgcccaagccttcccctttCGCCTTCTCcaaaatccagtcagctgatgttctgaaagagctgcaaaatctggacccctacaaatcaaccGGGCAAGAccatctggaccctttctttctaaaatgatctgccgaaattgttgccacccctattaatagcctgttcaacctctctttcgtgtcgtctgagattcccaaagattggaaagcagctgcggtcatccccctcttcaaagggggggacactcttgacccaaactgctacagacctatatctattctaccctgcctttctaaggtcttcaaaagccaagtcaacaaacagattaccgaccatttagaatcccaccataccttctccgctatgcaatctggtttcagagctggtcatgggtgcacctcagccacgcccaaggtcctaaacgatatcttaactgccatcgataagaaacagtactgtgcagccgtaatcattgacctggccaaggcttttgactcctcatcggcagactcgacagccttggtttctcaaatgattgcctcgccatgttcaccaactacttctctgatagagttcagtgtgtcaaatcggagggtctgttgtccgggcctctggcagtctctatgggggtgccacaagtttcaattcttggaccgactctcttctctgtatacataaatgatgtcgctcttgctgatggtgagtctctgatccacctctacacagactacactattctgtatacttctggcccttctttggacactgtgttaacaaccctccaggcgagcttcaatgccatacaactctccttccgtggcctcccattgctcttaaatgcaagtaaaactaaatgcatgctcttcaaccgatcgctgcctgcacctgcccgcctgtccaacatcactactctggacggctctgacttagaatatgtggacaactacaaatacctaggtgtctggttagactgtaaactctccttccagactcaatccaaagttaaatctagaattggcttcccatttcgcaacaaatcatccttcactcatgctgccaaacatacccttgtaaaactgaccatcctaccaatcctcgacttcggcgatgtcatttacaaaatagcctccaataccctactcaataaattggatgcagtctatcacagtgccatccattttgtcaccaaagccccatatactacccaccactgtgacatgtacgctctcgttggctggccctcgcttcctactcgtcgccaaacccactagctccaggtcatctacaagaccctgctaggtaaagtccccccttatctcagctcgctggtcaccatagcagcacccacctgtagcacgcactccagcaggtatatctctctggtcacccccaaaaccaattcttcctttggccgcctctccttccagttctctgctgccaatgactggaacgaactacaaacatctctgaaactggaaacacatctccctcactagctttaagcaccagctgtcagagcagctcacagattactgcacctgtacatagcccatctataatttagcccaaacaactacctttttctctactgtatttatttatttattttgctcctttgcaccccattatttctatctctactttgcacattcttccactgcaaatcaaccattccagtgttttacttgctatattgtatttactttgccaccatggccttttttgcctttatctcccttatctcacctcacttgctcacattgtatatagatttgtttttctactgtattattgactgtatgtttattttactccatgtgtaactctgtgttgttgtatgtgtcaaactgctttgctttatcttggccaggtcccaattgtaattgagaacttcttctcaacttgcctacctggttaaataaaggtgatgcgttgtgcagacctcactaccctctggagagccttacggttgagggcggagcagttgccgtaccaggcgatgatccagcccgacaggatgctctcgattgtgcatctgtaaaagtttgagagtgcttttggtgacaagccaaatttctttagcctcctgaggttgaggaggGTGGACCaatgggtggaccaattcagtttgtccatgatgtgtacgccgaggaacttactaccctctccgcaactgtcccgtcgatgtggataggggggtgctcactctgctgtttcctgaagtctacgatcatctcatgttttgttgacgttgagtgtgaggttattttcctgacaccacactccgagggccctcacctcctccctgtaggccgcctcgtcgttgttggtaatcaagcctaccactgtagtgtcgtctgcaaacttgatgattgtgttggaggagggggctcagaacacacccttgtggggccccagtgttgaggatcagcggggtggagatgttgttatctaccctcaccacctgggggctgcccgtcagaaagtccagaacCCAGTTGCCCAGGGTCTCGACCCCATACTGCATACACTGGAAACATAGAGGACATTGATAGATTCACTCACAACTGACCACTGCCCCAAATGCACTGTTAAATACATAAATAGATAAGTGTATATACCGATACAATTTATGTTGCATTTGGTAGTCCAACAGCACAATCAACTAATTAATGTTTAAACACATTAAACACATTTTTCTTGGCCATGGGCATTCTGAAGTGCTGGCCAGAGGGAAGCCTCTCAAACTGAGGGTGTAGAGGGTGGGAGGGATTGCCAACGACAGCCAGTGGCTTCCTTTTGTTTGCCTTGTGGACAGACTGCTCAAATGTGCCTGTGGTCGACCAGTTACTTTGCTGGCTGTGTTTACTATTCTGGTCAGTTTGCTTTTGCTCCTCACGCTCAGATTACCATACCAGACTGAACGTATTGCCATACCAGACTGAACGTCATATTGAACATGAAGAAGCTCTCCACCAGATTGCTGTACACCCTCTCCACAACCTGGCTGACCCCAAACCTCTTTCAATTTCCCGATTAAAAACAGGTGTTGGCttgctttaaaaaaatatgttgcaTTCTCTGTAAAGCTCAGCTTGTCATCAATTTGTGTCTCTaagtatttgaaacactcaaCCACCTCCACTGGTTGGTCATTCAGAGAGAGTGTTTGGGACATTGGCAGGTTGTTGCCATtgatgatcagctcctttgtcttgtccACGCTGATGTGGAGGGCACTTGACCGGCACCTTTATTGAAAGTTGTTGGCCAGTTTAAAATTGCTGTCCCCATCTGACTTAGCATCTTTGAAAAATAGTCTCACCAGAGTCATGTTATCCACATACTTGAAAAGGCTCACATTGTTTCCTTGGATTTTCATCTCACTAGTGTAGATAGAGAACAACAATGGTGAAAGGACACACCCCTGGGGTGCCCCTGCGTTCAGTGCCAGTTCATCAGAGAGGGCCCTATTCATGAGAACCCTTTGTGGGTGCTCAGTTAAAaagtcctagtggttagagcgttggactggtgaccggaaggttgcaagttcaaatccctgagctgacaaggtacaaatctgtcgttctgaccctgaacaggcagttaacccactgttcctaggctgtcattgaaaataagaatttgttcttaactgacttgcctagttaaataaaggtaaaaaaataaatcaataaataaaaCCTGCAAGGCCTCTGTTGCCCTTCAACTATCAGACCTATTAAGTCATGTTAATGTGAACTAATCTTACAGTAAAATACTTGTAAAGGCTATATCAGCTAATTTTATGTCTACATTAGTGGAAGTAGAGAAAATAACAAATACTTTTCTTGGTCTTGATAAGATTGATTTTGTGGTCTTTGCCGAACTCCTCCATGTTATTGACTTTCTTCTATTGACTTCACTACCAAGAGGGTTAACCTCTACCGTGGAGTGTTGATTTATACTTCTCTATATCCATATCACtccccaatgtgtgtgtgtttgtctccgtTATTAAATGGCGCTGTCGCCACCTCCTCCACAGTATCACAGCAACAGCTGCCAGCATCGGCGCAGCAGGCATCCCACAGGCTGGTCTGGTTACCATGGTAATCGTATTGACATCGGTGGGACTACCCACAGAGGACATAACGCTGATCATCGCTGTGGATTGGTTCCTGTAAGTCTGCCTAAATGTCACTATGAGGCCGCCACCCCACTAGAACAGGTTATTGATGCATTATGCACATCAGATTATTGTAATTAATGAAGTGTTTACAACTAGCCCTATCTAATTTTGTGCTGTGGTGTTGTATTGTGGCTGGAAACCATTTGAAAACATTTTGGGTTGATTACTGGTGGGTGGATTACCCCAAAGACTGCCTTGTGTTTTTGTGTGGCTGAGCAGGGGTTGAGACCCTGACgaagcgtgtgtgtgcgtgtgtatgtatgtatgtatgtatgtatgtatgtatgtatgtatgtatgtatgtatgtatgtatgtatgtatgtatgtatatgtatgtatatgtatgtatgtatgcgtgtgcaaatcaaatcaatttgcatttttcacatgcaccgaatacaacaggtggatatatggatatacaacaaccttacagtgaaatgcttacttacaaacccttaaccaacaataccgttttaagaaaatacctaagaAAAAATTAAAATAAGTAAGAGCAGCAGTAATTAACagtagcagggctatatacagggcgtaaCAGTTCagagttaatgtgtgtgtttgtgcgtgcattATATAATGTGGGTGTACCTGTGCAGGGATCGCTTAAGGACTACCACCAACGTGCTGGGGGACTCTATCGGTGCAGGCATCGTGGAGCACCTGTCTCGCCAGGAGTTGCAGAGCCAGGATGTTGAGGTGGGCAACTCAGTGATTGAAGAGAATGAGAAGCCCTACCAGCTCATCTGCCAGAAAAACGACTCAGTGAAGCATCGCAACAGTGAGACCCCCATGTAGGGGTTACGACTGTCTGAAAGCATCCACTAGCCGCTACCGTATTTCTTCAGTGTTTGTAGATATGGAGGTACTGGATAGGTGTAAGTAATATGGGGAAAGCTATTGGATGCCTAGGTGGAGCCATCATCATATTACTAACACTTATCTGGGTAACTTCAGATCTGCAAACACTGTAGGGATAGTGGCTGGAGATTGTTTTGACACTGTTAACCATATCAACTCATATCAACTGTTTTGGTCCTTTCAGTCCAAATCTGAGATGCATCTCAATtgtctagagcagtgtttcccaaactttttatagtcctgtgccccttcaaacattcaacctccagctgtaccccctctagcaccagggtcagcacactctcaaatgttgttatttgccatcattgtaagcctgccacacacacattatatgatacatttattaaatgtAAAAAttagtgtgagtttttgtcataaccctgtcctataggaccagggcacaaataataatatattcataataaataattttgctctttatttagccatcttacatatgaACTTTATTTGTTCATCTAAAATTGTGAAttactcaccacaggttaatgagaagggtgtgcttgaggatgcacataactctgcaatgttgggttgtattggagagagtctcagtcttaaatcattttccacacgcattctgtgcctgtatttagttttcatgctagtgagggccgagaatccactctcacataggtatgtggttgcaaagggcatcagtgtcttcaCAGCGCGATTTGCAgctactctgagcgcagcccaataaagaaatctggcagtggcttctgattaaataaaaTTTTCACAGAACAGCTTAtggcaatttcgatgaggctctcttgttcagatatcgataagtggactggaggcagggcatgaaagggataacgaatccagttgtttgtgtcatccgtttcgggaaagtacttACGTAGTttcgcacccaactcactcatgTGCTTCgctatgtcacatttgacattgtccataatCTTGAGTTCaaatgcacacaaaaaatcatacaatgatggaaagacctgtgtgttgtcattgttaatgcagacagagaagagttccaacttcttaatcatagacTCCATTTAGTCCCGCACAtagaatatagttgcggagagtccctgtaatcctatattccgatcattcaggcgagaaaaaacatcacccagataggccagtcgtgtgagaaactcgtcatcatgcaagtggtcagacaTGTGAagattatggtcagtaaagaactttaagcttgtctctcaattaaaaaaaatgtgtcaatacttttccccttgataaccagcgcacttctgtatgtggTAAAAGCATTACATGATCGCTACCCGTATcgttgcatagtgcagaaaatacacaagagttcaggggccttgctttaacaaaggtaacaattttcactgtagtgtccaaaatgtctttcaagctgtcaggcattcccttggcagcaagagcctctcgtggatgctgcagtttacccatgtggcatcgggagcaactgcttgcacgtgtGTTACCACTCCactgtgtctccctgtcatggcttttgcaccattagtacagataccaacgtatcttgaccaccaaagtccatttgatgtcacaaagctgtccagtaccttaaaaatatcctctcctgttgtcctggtttccagaagaggatgtcttccttaattgaccccccgtaaacgtaacggacatataccaggagctgtgccagctgtaacacatagaattcactggcttgtaagCGAAGCAGttattgtttcaaaacatctcctgccatgtcactgaagcatcgtgaaacagtgtttgaagaagtcattgtctgtatagtttttttggcctttaccccagcattgtcccagccatatccgcggcagcaggaagaatgaagtcctccacaatagtatggggcttgcctgtcctagccactcggtagctcaccatataagatccttctagccccttcttactaatggtatctgttgctttttgcacatataacacaccgTGGCTGAGGAAAgccactactcccaatataagtgaaccccatttagttctcatcatatttgctcctcttcgatggtccaataTCCATCTGTTGTTTGGGGCAGAAGCTCTTCGGCTGCAACAGATtcacaaatgtagaattactgatgctagcattggatgtgcttgtggaagcagaacaacttgtgtcgttgacaggtgcaggtgtagtactgctggtgtGTCTCTATGGACGAGGGCCTTACAagcggaatgagcagcagctacgtttggctacatacggaccgttagtggaattcccgtgagagagtaatggttaataggtttggatgttaattatttgagtaggctacctgtatttgacattgtgttgttattttgctgaacactagatggtttcattttatttttggcagtgaaacgaggctccTCAGGCGAGAAATAAACcttacccaaatgtatagccctgttggaaaatataaatggaccatttgaaaatgttatttttttatttttttttgttacatttttttatttggcATACCCCCGACGGAatccccagtttgggaatacctggtctAGAGGAAACTGATGTGAAGTAACTGGACAGGTGAAATCAAATTTCTCATAGATATCTAGCTACTATATTGTTTTCACTTATGTTATGTGTTCATAACAGTAGAGACCACTTCTGACTGTTGTTATGTACTCTGTATAGGATTGATTTTCATGAACAAGAAAATAAATGCCATTCAATGGCCTTTTTAGAATTAGTGAATAAATGGGATATCCATTTGTATACTCACAATCAATTAGCTGGTTCTGTTGCATGGCTTGATTTTTAGTTTATTGTTCTATATTTTGCCTCTTTAAGTTGGTGGTTATTCTTTTTAATGTGAATCTACCTCTAACATTCAAGTGTACATTATGCTTTCTCTTGAGTCATTTTATTTTCTGCCCCAAACACTACCAAGAGGTAATTTTTATTCCGTATTATCCATGCTACCAACTTTGATAAGCATTTTTTCTACGGTTTCAAA
Proteins encoded:
- the LOC135512708 gene encoding excitatory amino acid transporter 1-like encodes the protein MLSVLSRLWTVRRESLNSTMSVSHETCLLDQVLELIMNEKPPNTASLFLNEDTDKPPLPNRGLWRRLRRAMQKRAASIQDRMSTINKESVKGFLRRNLFVLLTIAAVALGVMLGFALRPHNLTLREIKYFAFPGELLMRMLQMLVLPLIVSSLVTGISSLDSKASGKMGMRAVGYYMLTTLIAVFIGIVIVIVIKPGKGHRDSPVASSGTIEPVHAADAFLDLIRNMFPPNLVEACFKQYKTVYKRTIHTKNVTVALSLTDSLNATEAALAVNMSRVLQTIQETVVEMIPVSGSSNGVNALGLVVFSMCFGLVIGSMKQQGQALRDFFDCLNEAIMRLVAIVIWYAPVGILFLIAAKIVEMKNLAEVGGQLGMYTVSVIVGLLIHGLFVLPLLYFLVTRKNPYTFMAGLLQALITALGTSSSSATLPITFRCLEENNRVDKRVTRFILPVGATINMDGTALYEAVAAIFIAQVNDMELNFGQILTISITATAASIGAAGIPQAGLVTMVIVLTSVGLPTEDITLIIAVDWFLDRLRTTTNVLGDSIGAGIVEHLSRQELQSQDVEVGNSVIEENEKPYQLICQKNDSVKHRNSETPM